A region from the Triticum aestivum cultivar Chinese Spring chromosome 3D, IWGSC CS RefSeq v2.1, whole genome shotgun sequence genome encodes:
- the LOC123076534 gene encoding putative F-box protein At3g16210 has protein sequence MAETAARLLPHLPDEVATTRLRRIMAEAAGAMPLLHALPDEISLWEILVRLPPKTLLRCRAVCHAWRRATSTRDFLLAHHACQPALPLLYNKDYNCSVGDHIKSIDIIPCDHRAADKLLSVARLDGTCDISLEACCDGLLVLRTWNKRGEGYAVTTFICNPGTRQYAPLHQLDGFGLLGMYPHRPTGDYRLLLYIVQKMRNDGCYLYTLGSGQPPRHIGCPDDKELMNSPASVFFHDSLHWHTDTMIMVFDTTNESFRQMRSPMISADDHADLFEMSDMFGMFSFNEKEKTVDIWVMQDYQSEVWAFQRRVELPIAEIMEQFQNSRGWFDLVAASWDSDMLLLIPFEDNWLLQVDMDGKLVGSIQHRFLYPTLLRLKQSLISHTFFPAKEGYVVNASPFIRPDGYVLSII, from the coding sequence ATGGCGGAGACTGCAGCCAGATTGCTGCCTCACCTCCCGGATGAGGTCGCCACCACTCGTCTGAGGCGGATCATGGCGGAGGCTGCAGGAGCGATGCCTCTCCTCCACGCCCTCCCGGATGAGATCTCCCTCTGGGAGATCCTCGTCCGCCTGCCTCCCAAAACCCTCCTCCGCTGCCGCGCTGTATGTCACGCCTGgcgccgcgccacctccacccGCGACTTCCTCCTTGCCCACCACGCCTGCCAGCCCGCCCTCCCCCTCCTTTACAACAAAGATTATAATTGCAGCGTCGGCGACCACATCAAGTCCATAGACATCATCCCCTGCGACCACAGGGCAGCCGACAAGCTCCTGTCCGTCGCCCGACTTGATGGCACCTGCGACATCTCTCTCGAGGCCTGCTGTGATGGCCTCCTCGTCTTACGCACCTGGAATAAGAGGGGTGAAGGCTACGCTGTGACGACCTTCATCTGCAACCCGGGCACTCGTCAATATGCTCCCCTCCACCAGCTTGATGGCTTCGGGCTCTTGGGGATGTACCCACACAGACCAACCGGAGACTACCGATTATTGCTGTACATAGTCCAAAAGATGAGGAATGATGGCTGCTACCTCTACACATTAGGCTCCGGCCAGCCGCCGAGGCACATAGGCTGCCCTGATGACAAGGAACTGATGAATTCCCCTGCATCTGTCTTTTTCCATGATAGCTTGCATTGGCACACAGACACCATGATAATGGTATTTGACACCACCAACGAGTCTTTCCGGCAGATGCGCTCTCCGATGATTTCGGCAGATGACCATGCTGACTTGTTTGAGATGAGTGACATGTTTGGCATGTTTAGTTTTAATGAAAAAGAGAAAACTGTAGATATCTGGGTGATGCAGGACTATCAAAGTGAAGTCTGGGCCTTTCAACGTCGGGTTGAATTGCCGATTGCAGAGATAATGGAGCAATTTCAAAATTCTCGAGGTTGGTTTGATCTGGTGGCCGCATCTTGGGATAGTGACATGCTCCTGCTGATTCCATTTGAAGACAACTGGCTACTTCAGGTTGACATGGATGGCAAGTTGGTTGGTAGCATCCAACACAGATTCCTATATCCAACCCTACTTCGGCTCAAGCAATCTCTCATTTCACATACCTTCTTTCCAGCAAAAGAGGGTTATGTTGTCAATGCTTCGCCTTTCATCCGACCTGATGGTTATGTTCTGAGTATTATTTAG